A genomic stretch from Methylorubrum extorquens includes:
- a CDS encoding conserved protein of unknown function (Evidence 4 : Unknown function but conserved in other organisms) — translation MRSRGKRRPLDGPSRPVPPHGSPEMPAGMAASHLVVTKETRRRRRALVRLHAPEAARGDVATDAEPSDSPRPAAAQRWARLGDLPASTWVL, via the coding sequence ATGCGATCAAGAGGTAAGCGCCGACCGCTCGACGGACCAAGCCGTCCGGTTCCGCCGCATGGATCGCCGGAAATGCCGGCAGGCATGGCTGCGAGCCACCTTGTCGTGACGAAGGAGACCCGGCGTCGCCGGCGGGCTCTAGTCCGGCTGCACGCGCCGGAGGCGGCCCGTGGAGACGTTGCGACCGACGCCGAGCCCTCGGACAGCCCTCGCCCTGCCGCCGCACAGCGCTGGGCCAGGCTCGGCGATTTGCCAGCATCTACCTGGGTACTTTGA
- the rpoH gene encoding RNA polymerase sigma-32 (sigma H) factor (Evidence 2a : Function from experimental evidences in other organisms; PubMedId : 11254138, 11535780, 15470124; Product type f : factor), translated as MRGDEERGLAVAWKEARDERALHRLISAHMRLVIALAGRFRHYGLPMADLVQEGHVGLMEAAARFEPEREVRFSTYATWWIRASIQDYILRNWSIVRGGTSSAQKALFFNLRRLRARLMQSTEEQVGSEIHGRIATAIGVSREDVALMDARLSGPDMSLNAPVGEESEASSERMDFLVDNAALPDETVSALVDGERRLIWLRQALTVLSERELRILRERRLAEDQATLEALGHRLGISKERVRQIENRALEKLRRALAEKFPQAPSSVYA; from the coding sequence TTGCGAGGGGATGAAGAGCGTGGTTTGGCGGTGGCCTGGAAGGAAGCGCGCGACGAGCGCGCCCTGCACCGTCTGATCTCCGCGCATATGCGCCTCGTGATCGCGCTTGCCGGCCGGTTCCGCCATTACGGCCTGCCGATGGCCGATCTCGTGCAAGAGGGCCATGTCGGCCTGATGGAGGCCGCCGCCCGGTTCGAGCCGGAGCGCGAAGTCCGCTTCTCCACCTACGCCACGTGGTGGATCCGCGCCTCGATCCAGGACTACATCCTGCGCAACTGGTCGATCGTGCGCGGCGGAACGAGTTCCGCGCAGAAGGCCCTGTTCTTCAACCTGCGCCGCCTGCGCGCCCGGCTGATGCAATCGACCGAGGAGCAGGTCGGCTCTGAGATCCACGGACGGATCGCCACTGCGATCGGCGTCTCACGCGAGGACGTAGCGCTCATGGATGCCCGACTGTCGGGCCCCGACATGTCGCTGAACGCTCCGGTCGGTGAGGAGAGCGAGGCGTCCTCCGAGCGCATGGACTTCCTGGTCGACAACGCCGCCCTGCCCGATGAAACGGTCTCGGCCCTGGTCGATGGCGAACGGCGGCTCATCTGGCTGCGGCAGGCTCTGACGGTGCTCTCCGAACGCGAGCTCCGGATCCTGCGGGAACGGCGCCTCGCCGAGGATCAGGCGACCCTGGAAGCGCTGGGCCACCGCCTCGGCATCTCCAAGGAGCGCGTCCGGCAGATCGAGAACCGCGCCCTGGAGAAGCTGCGTCGGGCGCTCGCCGAGAAGTTCCCGCAGGCACCGAGCAGCGTCTACGCCTGA
- a CDS encoding protein of unknown function (Evidence 5 : Unknown function), whose translation MAEAQHIRATLVPYGRVASEAKGSRAVRAVHEKRGPGVAPSPLVHTCESCSDLIR comes from the coding sequence GTGGCAGAGGCACAACACATCCGTGCGACGCTTGTTCCCTACGGGCGCGTGGCGTCGGAGGCGAAAGGGTCAAGAGCTGTACGGGCGGTGCATGAAAAAAGAGGGCCCGGCGTGGCGCCGAGCCCTCTGGTTCACACATGCGAATCGTGCAGCGATCTGATTCGCTAA
- a CDS encoding transcriptional regulator, CarD family (Evidence 2b : Function from indirect experimental evidences (e.g. phenotypes); PubMedId : 11535780; Product type r : regulator): protein MTTAKKTTVAGRQGFKTGEAVVYPAHGVGRITAIEEQEIAGYKLELFVVSFEKDKMVLRVPTAKANSVGMRKLAEPELVKKALDVLTGRARIKRTMWSRRAQEYEAKINSGDLISVTEVVRDLFRSEAQPEQSYSERQLYEAALDRVVREISSVNKITETEALKLIEQSLAKSPRRAKADAEADAEGEDDVQEEAA from the coding sequence ATGACCACAGCCAAGAAGACGACGGTAGCAGGCCGCCAAGGCTTCAAGACCGGCGAGGCGGTCGTGTATCCGGCGCACGGCGTCGGGCGGATCACCGCGATCGAAGAGCAGGAGATCGCGGGCTACAAGCTCGAACTGTTCGTCGTCTCGTTCGAAAAGGACAAGATGGTCCTGCGCGTTCCCACCGCGAAGGCCAACAGCGTCGGCATGCGCAAGCTCGCCGAGCCGGAACTCGTCAAGAAGGCCCTCGACGTGCTGACCGGCCGCGCCCGCATCAAGCGCACGATGTGGTCGCGCCGCGCCCAGGAATACGAGGCCAAGATCAATTCCGGCGACCTGATCTCGGTCACCGAAGTGGTGCGCGACCTCTTCCGCTCCGAGGCCCAGCCCGAGCAGTCCTACAGCGAGCGTCAGCTCTACGAGGCCGCCCTGGACCGCGTCGTGCGCGAGATCTCCTCGGTGAACAAGATCACCGAGACCGAAGCGCTCAAGCTGATCGAGCAGAGCCTCGCGAAATCGCCGCGCCGCGCCAAGGCCGATGCGGAAGCCGACGCCGAGGGCGAGGACGACGTGCAGGAAGAGGCCGCCTGA